From the genome of Epinephelus moara isolate mb chromosome 10, YSFRI_EMoa_1.0, whole genome shotgun sequence, one region includes:
- the mrpl47 gene encoding 39S ribosomal protein L47, mitochondrial, whose amino-acid sequence MAASSSAGRVLTLCKQFQNVFRISSAINTQHCTAAVTKYQPRLYREKSTLAALSWYSPTSSVSQCRALHTTISRRGLEEFFDLPENRGESSVKSGGPWTAKQLRTKSNEDLHKLWYVLLKERNMLLTLQQESRRQKVMMPSPERLRKVERSMIRLETVVNERETALRLLQTGQEKGRPGTWRKNTFGYTYWYRFKEYAIPWYMNRRYKRKKFYTPKFVEPHIRLRIEKHLRERARKANLERKAQAKLKEKFPQMKASAS is encoded by the exons ATGGCGGCGTCCTCGTCCGCAGGACGCGTTTTGACTCTTTGCAAGCAGTTTCAAAATGTCTTTAGGATATCCTCAGCGATTAATACTCAGCACTGTACTGCTGCTGTAACCAAGTACCAGCCTCGTCTCTACAG GGAAAAGTCCACACTTGCTGCCCTGTCTTGGTACAGTCCCACCAGCTCTGTGAGTCAGTGTCGAGCCCTGCACACTACCATCAGCAGGAGAGGGCTGGAAGAGTTCTTTGACCTCCCTGAGAACCGAGGAGAGTCCAGTGTCAAGTCAG GTGGACCATGGACTGCCAAACAGCTGAGAACAAAGAGCAATGAAGATTTACACAAACTCTG GTATGTGCTGCTTAAAGAGAGGAACATGCTGCTCACACTTCAGCAGGAATCACGAAGGCAAAAAGTCATGATGCCGAGTCCAGAACGATTAAGGAAG GTTGAGCGGTCGATGAtaagactggaaacagtggTGAATGAGAGAGAGACTGCACTGCGTCTGCTGCAGACGGGACAGGAGAAAGGCAGACCAGGGACCTGGAGGAAGAATACATTTGGATACACCTACTG GTATCGATTCAAAGAATATGCAATTCCTTGGTACATGAACAGAAGGTACAAGCGAAAGAAGTTCTACACACCGAAGTTCGTCGAACCACACATAAG GCTGCGCATAGAGAAGCACCTTCGAGAGAGGGCCAGGAAAGCCAACTTAGAGAGGAAAGCTCAGGCCAAGCTCAAGGAGAAGTTTCCTCAGATGAAAGCGTCCGCCTCATGA